The proteins below come from a single Streptomyces sp. B3I8 genomic window:
- a CDS encoding bi-domain-containing oxidoreductase: MKQVVQNYKSGELALLDVPVPGCKPGGVLVRTAYSLISTGTELMKVSEAGMSMLGKARSRPDQVAKVVRSVAANGVPATYRKVMGKLDSYTPLGYSLCGVVEEVGAGTDDVKVGDLVACAGNEHALHAEVNWVPKNLYAPVPDGLAPRHAAFGTVGSIALQGVRQGESRLGEVALVVGLGLIGQLVTQLLTASGVRVVGADPDPARCELATRLGAVACGDPASSAVESAVAELTDGHGADQVYLAAGGGSNQPVELAARLSRDRGRVVDIGKCRLDLPWNAYYEKELDVRFSRSYGPGRYDPEYELEGRDYPIGHVRWTERRNLACFLDLVARGRVDVEPLVSHVAEFDDAVEAYRRLKDGELKAVAVLFRYPGHPVETVPPEVGVPAVRRGTTAPTPSRAAGTPVRLAFVGAGNYATSMLLPHLAGRDGVELSTVVTTTALSGANAQRKFGFGEATTDLDAVLEDASVDAVFVVTRHNSHAELTRKALLAGKAVFVEKPLALTGEELDRVVAAVEESGNDRLQVGFNRRFAPLLVEAGKRFGPRTGPANLRYLVNAGRLDPGSWYLRQQTEGSRFAGEGGHFVDTASRLLGADPVSVYATASPGNEDLQVVLGYPDGSTATLSYVTTGPSGFPKETLDLVADGRALRLDDFVRASVYEGRRRTWVSSRLPKARDKGQVAELAAFVRAVRTGGPMPVPLQSLVATTAATLAVGASLAAGAPVTLAGAR, from the coding sequence GTGAAACAGGTCGTACAGAACTACAAGAGCGGTGAGCTGGCGCTCCTCGACGTGCCGGTGCCGGGGTGCAAGCCGGGCGGGGTGCTGGTCCGCACCGCCTACTCGCTGATCTCCACCGGGACCGAGCTGATGAAGGTGTCCGAGGCCGGCATGTCGATGCTCGGCAAGGCCCGCTCCCGGCCCGACCAGGTCGCCAAGGTCGTGCGGAGCGTGGCCGCCAACGGGGTGCCCGCCACCTACCGCAAGGTGATGGGCAAGCTGGACTCCTACACGCCGCTGGGCTACTCGCTGTGCGGGGTGGTCGAGGAGGTCGGCGCCGGGACCGACGACGTGAAGGTCGGCGACCTGGTGGCCTGCGCGGGCAACGAGCACGCGCTGCACGCCGAGGTCAACTGGGTGCCGAAGAACCTCTACGCACCCGTGCCGGACGGTCTCGCGCCCCGGCACGCGGCGTTCGGCACGGTCGGGTCGATCGCGTTGCAGGGCGTGCGGCAGGGCGAGTCGCGGCTCGGCGAGGTGGCGCTGGTCGTCGGACTCGGGCTGATCGGGCAGTTGGTGACGCAGCTCCTGACCGCCTCGGGGGTACGTGTCGTCGGCGCCGACCCCGACCCGGCCCGCTGCGAGCTGGCGACACGCCTGGGCGCCGTCGCCTGCGGCGATCCCGCGTCCTCCGCCGTGGAGAGCGCCGTCGCGGAACTCACCGACGGCCACGGCGCGGACCAGGTGTATCTGGCGGCCGGCGGCGGCAGCAACCAGCCGGTCGAGCTGGCCGCCCGGCTGAGCCGGGACCGGGGCCGGGTCGTCGACATCGGCAAGTGCCGCCTCGACCTGCCGTGGAACGCGTACTACGAGAAGGAGCTCGACGTCCGCTTCTCCCGCAGCTACGGCCCCGGGCGCTACGACCCGGAGTACGAGCTGGAGGGCCGGGACTACCCGATCGGCCATGTGCGCTGGACCGAGCGCCGCAACCTGGCCTGCTTCCTGGACCTGGTCGCCCGGGGCCGCGTCGACGTGGAGCCGCTCGTCTCGCACGTCGCCGAGTTCGACGACGCCGTCGAGGCGTACCGGCGGCTCAAGGACGGCGAACTCAAGGCGGTGGCCGTGCTGTTCCGCTACCCGGGGCACCCGGTGGAGACGGTGCCGCCGGAGGTGGGCGTGCCCGCCGTGCGGCGCGGCACCACGGCACCCACCCCTTCGCGGGCCGCCGGGACCCCGGTGCGGCTGGCGTTCGTCGGCGCCGGGAACTACGCGACGTCGATGCTGCTGCCGCACCTGGCCGGGCGTGACGGCGTCGAGCTGTCCACGGTCGTCACCACGACGGCGCTGTCCGGCGCCAACGCGCAGCGCAAGTTCGGCTTCGGAGAGGCGACCACCGACCTCGACGCCGTCCTCGAAGACGCCTCCGTCGACGCGGTGTTCGTCGTGACCCGGCACAACTCGCACGCCGAGCTGACCCGGAAGGCGCTGCTCGCGGGCAAGGCGGTGTTCGTGGAGAAGCCGCTCGCGCTCACCGGGGAGGAACTGGACCGGGTGGTCGCGGCGGTGGAGGAGTCCGGCAACGACCGGCTCCAGGTGGGTTTCAACCGCCGCTTCGCCCCGCTGCTGGTGGAGGCAGGGAAGCGGTTCGGGCCGCGTACCGGTCCGGCGAACCTGCGCTACCTGGTCAACGCGGGCCGGCTGGACCCGGGCAGCTGGTACCTGCGGCAGCAAACGGAGGGTTCGCGGTTCGCGGGCGAGGGCGGGCACTTCGTCGACACGGCGAGCCGGCTGCTGGGGGCCGACCCGGTCTCGGTGTACGCGACGGCCTCCCCGGGCAACGAGGACCTCCAGGTCGTCCTCGGCTACCCGGACGGGTCAACGGCCACCCTCAGCTATGTCACCACCGGTCCGTCCGGTTTCCCCAAGGAGACGTTGGACCTGGTCGCGGACGGCAGGGCGTTGCGGCTCGACGACTTCGTGCGCGCCTCGGTGTACGAGGGCCGCCGCCGCACGTGGGTCTCCTCGCGGCTGCCCAAGGCCCGCGACAAGGGCCAGGTCGCCGAACTGGCCGCGTTCGTACGGGCCGTGCGGACCGGCGGCCCGATGCCGGTGCCGCTTCAGTCGCTGGTCGCCACCACGGCGGCCACCCTCGCGGTCGGGGCGAGCCTGGCGGCCGGTGCCCCGGTGACACTGGCGGGGGCACGATGA
- a CDS encoding alginate lyase family protein: MTALPGSPGWYLRRLSRMGPQEVGGRVGDAVRRRRWRSAPPDGPRVSGARFTAVLPAGTLAAVPPDAAKRLLAEADRLMDGHAEFFGVRRDDMADPDWSYDPRTGRRAPSGHAFDVPYRDEAAVGDIKQIWEPSRHQYLTVLAAAHALTGDERYAERVAAHLRSWWAVNPPLRGAHWTSGIELGIRLLSWVWIRRLLDGWPGAAALFEDNPVAVRQIWHHQRWLAAFPSRGSSANNHAVAETAGQSAAACAFGWFPDSARWRADALRALDRHLRANTFLSGLNRELATEYHGLVLELGLAALAEADAAGVPVPATTRLVLLRMTDALAAVVDDRLRPPRQGDADDGHGLVVDGAGTDRWGSLLATGDAVFGALPWWPAVTGTDVRSGLLAALVRPTEPSARRPAARPAHFADAGLTVLRGPGGIWCRCDGGPHGFLSIAAHAHADALSLEVRHDGVDVLADPGTYCYHGQPEWRRYFRSTQAHNTLELDGEDQSVSGGPFLWTRHARSRVTDVHTSGAGVSRWCAEHDGYRGSVHRRQVELIDAERELRVTDEVRGPRRAVRLAFHLGPALTAELDGHRAELTWSRDGTPRSAVLDLPRRLSWRAHRGESDPPLGWYSPGFGRKEPATTLLGTGFTDDTHEFTTVLTFRD; this comes from the coding sequence ATGACCGCGCTGCCGGGGAGCCCCGGCTGGTACCTGCGGCGGCTGTCCCGGATGGGGCCGCAGGAGGTCGGCGGCCGGGTGGGCGACGCGGTGCGCCGACGGCGGTGGCGGTCGGCGCCTCCGGACGGGCCACGCGTGAGCGGTGCCCGGTTCACCGCCGTGCTGCCCGCCGGCACGCTCGCCGCGGTGCCGCCGGACGCCGCGAAACGCCTGCTCGCCGAGGCGGACCGGCTGATGGACGGGCACGCCGAGTTCTTCGGCGTGCGCCGGGACGACATGGCCGACCCGGACTGGTCGTACGACCCCAGGACCGGGCGCCGGGCCCCGTCGGGCCATGCCTTCGACGTGCCGTACCGGGACGAGGCGGCGGTCGGGGACATCAAGCAGATCTGGGAGCCGTCCCGGCACCAGTACCTGACCGTGCTCGCCGCCGCCCACGCGCTCACCGGCGACGAGCGGTACGCGGAGCGGGTGGCCGCGCATCTGCGGTCCTGGTGGGCGGTCAACCCGCCGCTGCGCGGGGCGCACTGGACGAGCGGCATCGAGCTGGGCATCCGGCTGCTGTCGTGGGTGTGGATCCGCCGTCTGCTCGACGGGTGGCCGGGCGCGGCGGCGCTGTTCGAGGACAACCCGGTGGCGGTGCGGCAGATCTGGCACCACCAGCGCTGGCTGGCCGCGTTCCCCAGCCGGGGCTCGTCGGCCAACAACCACGCCGTGGCCGAGACCGCCGGGCAGTCGGCCGCGGCCTGCGCGTTCGGCTGGTTCCCGGACTCGGCGCGGTGGCGGGCCGACGCGCTGCGCGCGCTGGACCGGCATCTGCGTGCCAACACCTTCCTCTCCGGTCTCAACCGAGAGCTGGCCACCGAGTACCACGGGCTCGTCCTGGAACTCGGCCTGGCCGCGCTGGCGGAGGCGGACGCGGCCGGGGTCCCGGTCCCGGCGACGACTCGGCTGGTGCTGCTGCGGATGACGGACGCGCTCGCCGCCGTCGTCGACGACCGGCTGCGGCCACCGCGCCAGGGCGACGCGGACGACGGGCACGGCCTGGTCGTGGACGGGGCGGGCACCGACCGCTGGGGTTCGCTGCTGGCCACCGGGGACGCCGTGTTCGGCGCCCTGCCCTGGTGGCCCGCCGTGACCGGCACCGATGTGCGCAGCGGGCTGCTGGCCGCGCTCGTCCGCCCCACCGAACCGTCCGCGCGCCGCCCCGCCGCCCGGCCCGCCCACTTCGCGGACGCGGGGCTCACCGTCCTGCGCGGCCCGGGAGGCATCTGGTGCCGCTGCGACGGCGGCCCGCACGGCTTCCTGTCCATCGCCGCGCACGCCCACGCGGACGCGCTGTCGCTGGAGGTGCGGCACGACGGCGTCGACGTGCTCGCCGACCCGGGGACGTACTGCTACCACGGGCAGCCGGAGTGGCGCCGCTACTTCCGCTCCACGCAGGCCCACAACACCCTGGAGCTGGACGGCGAGGACCAGTCCGTCTCCGGCGGCCCGTTCCTGTGGACGCGGCACGCCCGCAGCCGCGTCACCGACGTGCACACGTCCGGGGCGGGGGTGTCCCGGTGGTGCGCCGAGCACGACGGCTACCGGGGTTCCGTGCACCGCCGCCAGGTCGAACTCATCGACGCAGAGCGGGAGTTGCGGGTGACCGATGAGGTGCGCGGCCCGCGCCGGGCGGTGCGCCTGGCGTTCCACCTCGGCCCGGCCCTCACCGCCGAACTCGACGGGCACCGGGCCGAGTTGACCTGGTCCCGGGACGGCACGCCGCGCTCCGCGGTGCTCGACCTGCCCCGCCGGCTGTCCTGGCGGGCCCACCGCGGCGAGAGCGATCCGCCGCTGGGCTGGTACTCCCCCGGCTTCGGCCGCAAGGAGCCCGCCACGACGCTGCTCGGCACCGGATTCACCGATGACACGCACGAGTTCACCACCGTGCTCACGTTCCGCGACTAG
- a CDS encoding glycosyltransferase, with amino-acid sequence MHVLVVHNRYRSAQPSGENKAVDQEVELLRAGGHRVELFERHSDDISARSPLGKAAVPLLVPWNPAVRREFTARLRATRPDVVHVHNVFPLVSPSVLAACADAGVPAVATLHNYTQICPPGTLLRDGRPCTECVGASPLPAVRHGCYRDSRVATVPLAVSLSLNRRRWWTGVERFFCISAAQREVLVEAGMPAERLAVKHNFVPDPDPADRRTGPGTHLLFLGRLAEAKGVRLLMAAWDELAASGGVGVPLLIAGTGPLEDEVAVWAAGRDDVRYAGLYGPDECRRALADAVAVVAPSTWLEAFGLVAVEAMAAGVPAVAAGHGAFTELVEDGVTGLLHRPGEAASLADRLRRITADADRNREMGRAARDRYERDFSPAVGLERLVEGYRAALAGRSGGGEGPPPVGTAITGSRRGRPRERNGGSR; translated from the coding sequence ATGCACGTCCTCGTGGTGCACAACCGCTACCGCTCGGCGCAGCCCAGCGGCGAGAACAAGGCCGTCGACCAGGAGGTGGAGCTGCTGCGCGCGGGCGGCCACCGGGTCGAGCTGTTCGAGCGGCACAGCGACGACATCTCCGCCCGCTCCCCGCTCGGCAAGGCGGCCGTGCCGCTGCTCGTGCCGTGGAACCCGGCGGTGCGCAGGGAGTTCACCGCCCGGCTGCGGGCCACGCGCCCCGACGTGGTGCATGTCCACAACGTCTTCCCTCTCGTGTCGCCGTCCGTGCTGGCGGCGTGCGCGGACGCCGGTGTCCCGGCCGTCGCCACGCTGCACAACTACACGCAGATCTGCCCGCCGGGCACCCTGCTGCGGGACGGCAGGCCGTGCACCGAGTGCGTCGGCGCCTCGCCGCTGCCCGCCGTCCGGCACGGCTGCTACCGCGACTCCCGGGTGGCGACGGTGCCGCTCGCGGTGAGCCTGTCGCTCAACCGGCGGCGCTGGTGGACCGGCGTGGAGCGGTTCTTCTGCATCTCGGCGGCGCAGCGCGAGGTGCTGGTGGAGGCCGGGATGCCGGCCGAACGGCTCGCGGTGAAGCACAACTTCGTCCCGGACCCGGACCCGGCGGACCGCCGCACGGGGCCCGGCACGCACCTGCTCTTCCTCGGCCGGCTCGCGGAGGCCAAGGGCGTACGGCTGCTCATGGCCGCGTGGGACGAGCTCGCGGCGTCCGGCGGTGTGGGCGTACCGCTGCTGATCGCCGGCACCGGCCCGCTGGAGGATGAGGTGGCCGTCTGGGCGGCGGGCCGGGACGACGTGCGGTACGCCGGGCTGTACGGCCCGGACGAGTGCCGCCGGGCCCTGGCGGACGCGGTGGCCGTGGTGGCTCCCTCGACCTGGCTGGAGGCGTTCGGTCTGGTCGCCGTGGAGGCGATGGCGGCCGGGGTCCCGGCCGTCGCCGCCGGTCACGGGGCCTTCACCGAACTCGTCGAGGACGGGGTCACGGGGCTGCTGCACCGGCCGGGTGAGGCCGCCTCACTCGCGGACCGCCTGCGGCGGATCACGGCCGACGCGGACCGCAACCGGGAGATGGGCCGGGCGGCCCGGGACCGTTACGAGCGGGACTTCAGTCCGGCCGTCGGCCTGGAGCGCCTGGTGGAGGGGTACCGCGCCGCGCTCGCGGGCCGGTCCGGCGGCGGGGAGGGCCCGCCGCCCGTGGGGACAGCGATCACCGGCTCGCGGCGGGGGCGCCCGCGCGAGCGAAATGGGGGCAGTAGATGA
- a CDS encoding right-handed parallel beta-helix repeat-containing protein has product MGDNWWRRTWAAAVLAPVLLVSGCDGSPDAPKARPTTAPSTAATRHVARVCAKPPAGPAKAPAGAVTVDPSVVGDLAAKTRSSPARTTFWLRPGRHRLDKDRFSQVVPKKGDRYLGAPGAVLDGQKTNQYAFTGSATDVILSHLTVQHFVAPQDEGVVNHDSADGWVVEHSTIRRNSGAGLMAGARQKVRDNCLRDNGQYGMNAYKGDGPLRDLVVEGNEITGNNTGDWEKRRPGCGCTGGIKFWAVDGADVRGNWVHDNRGTGLWADTDNNDFRIEKNVLEANDGAALIYETSYNAVVRDNVIRRNNWVEGRKYADRGDNFPFATVYISESGGEPRVPARTDEIEIYRNVLEDNWSGITLWENADRFCNSPANTSSGDCTLLVKDRKRCARPAIAKAPLYADCRWKTQRVDIHANRFVLHKSVVGCTVKCDRMAVLANYGTYPDWSPYKGERVAEAITGKQHNRWHDNVYVGPWKFVAHDPSRVLDGQEWRATPYRQDAGSTFDGDAGAGG; this is encoded by the coding sequence GTGGGAGACAACTGGTGGCGCCGGACATGGGCGGCGGCGGTACTGGCACCGGTTCTGCTGGTGTCCGGCTGTGACGGCTCGCCGGACGCCCCGAAGGCGAGACCGACCACCGCGCCCTCCACGGCCGCGACCCGGCACGTGGCCCGGGTGTGCGCGAAACCCCCGGCGGGGCCCGCGAAGGCGCCGGCCGGCGCGGTCACCGTCGACCCCTCGGTCGTCGGCGACCTCGCCGCCAAGACGAGAAGCAGCCCGGCGAGGACGACGTTCTGGCTGCGACCGGGCAGGCACCGGCTCGACAAGGACCGGTTCTCCCAGGTCGTGCCCAAGAAGGGCGACCGCTACCTCGGCGCGCCGGGCGCGGTGCTCGACGGGCAGAAGACCAACCAGTACGCGTTCACCGGCTCCGCCACCGACGTCATCCTCAGCCATCTGACCGTGCAGCACTTCGTCGCGCCGCAGGACGAGGGCGTCGTCAACCACGACTCGGCCGACGGATGGGTCGTCGAACACTCGACGATCCGGCGCAACTCCGGCGCCGGGCTGATGGCGGGCGCCCGCCAGAAGGTCCGCGACAACTGCCTGCGCGACAACGGGCAGTACGGCATGAACGCGTACAAGGGCGACGGGCCGCTGCGCGACCTGGTGGTCGAGGGCAACGAGATCACCGGCAACAACACCGGCGACTGGGAGAAGCGGCGGCCCGGCTGCGGCTGCACCGGGGGCATCAAGTTCTGGGCCGTCGACGGCGCCGACGTCCGAGGCAACTGGGTGCACGACAACCGGGGCACCGGGCTGTGGGCCGACACCGACAACAACGACTTCCGCATCGAGAAGAACGTGCTGGAGGCCAACGACGGTGCCGCGCTGATCTACGAGACGAGCTACAACGCGGTCGTCCGGGACAACGTCATCCGGCGCAACAACTGGGTGGAGGGCCGCAAGTACGCCGACCGCGGCGACAACTTCCCCTTCGCGACGGTCTACATCTCCGAGTCCGGCGGAGAGCCGCGCGTCCCGGCCCGTACGGACGAGATCGAGATCTACCGCAACGTGCTGGAGGACAACTGGTCCGGGATCACCCTGTGGGAGAACGCCGACCGGTTCTGCAACAGCCCCGCCAACACCTCCTCCGGCGACTGCACGCTGCTGGTGAAGGACAGGAAACGCTGCGCGCGGCCGGCCATCGCGAAGGCGCCGCTCTACGCGGACTGCCGCTGGAAGACCCAGCGGGTGGACATCCACGCCAACCGCTTCGTGCTGCACAAGTCCGTCGTCGGCTGCACGGTGAAGTGCGACCGGATGGCGGTGCTGGCCAACTACGGCACGTATCCCGACTGGTCGCCCTACAAGGGTGAGCGGGTGGCCGAGGCGATCACCGGCAAACAGCACAACCGTTGGCACGACAACGTCTACGTCGGGCCGTGGAAGTTCGTCGCCCACGACCCGAGCCGGGTGCTGGACGGCCAGGAGTGGCGGGCCACGCCCTACCGGCAGGACGCGGGCAGCACGTTCGACGGTGACGCGGGGGCGGGGGGCTGA